Genomic DNA from Cloeon dipterum chromosome 3, ieCloDipt1.1, whole genome shotgun sequence:
ATGCATTTGCTGTTGCTGTATGTTTTGCTGCTGTTGGAGCTGCTCTGTGATTCGGTTGTCCTGCATGACCCGCTGCTTTTGCCGTTGGTACTCTTTAAATAGTTCTCCCTCCCCTGATGGTGAGCTGAGGGTGTACACGTCTGAGCGGTCACTCAAAGAGTCCCTCCTCGAAGACCTTGGAGAGTCCTGCACCAGTGGGCTCTGGGGGTGGTTCTGTTTGCTTCCGTTTGTGCTTCTGTGTTCGGGGGTCGAGGCCACTGAGGCTCTGCTTCTGTCTGGGCTTTTTGAGCGGGGTCTGGGGGGCACCTGATGCTCACCTTTGGCGTCAGCCACTACTTTTTCCAGTATGGCGGGAAGTTCGCTGTAGCTTGAGCTCATGAAAACATTCTCATCGTTTTCAAACAATCTGTCTACACTTGTGTTCatcattttcttttcctgAAATTAAGCAGGGATActtactatttaaaaatcacacagATTGGTAGGGCTTAAAGACAAGTGTTTGAATCAGTTGAGTCAATCGCTCTTTGTATTAATGGGAGGAAAATCCCAAGTGAATAAGAGATCACTGATACACAAAAGTTAACATTTGAACCAAAACTCTAATCTCCTGCTAATCGATTATTCTGATAATAAAAGTGTACTGACTTTTAGTCAAAGTACACAGTTTATGAGATAGAGATACTGGCgataaaaaataccaatttggCAAGATTTGGCATAATATTTGGATTCCCCACTTTCAACTCACCTTATTGCTCAAATGAAAACTGGCAAAACTTTTCGACATGCTGTTTATGTCTCCAGTAGACATGGTCATGGCCCCAATAGATCCTCTACCTCCAGAAGACAGGCCAAAGGGCAGTCCATCCAATGAAGGCAGCAGCGACCTTGACATAATGTCTGCAGATCTTGGTCGAGTGAATGGCATGGCAGAGTGAGGGAACGTTTTGGGCTTAATAGGAGTAATGAGCATGTGCTCAGTCCATGAAGTTTCCAAAGAGGGTTTGTCCAGTCTTTCGACATCCACATTAAGAGTCCTTTGCTCAAATGGGCAAGCGAAGGTGTCGGAGGGGATACTTTGCAACCACGACAGCAAACTGAGATCAGAATCACTAAATCCGGTGCCACTCAAGAGACTTGTAAAATGCATTTCGCTGCCAGAGCTGCTCATTGACTCCTTGcctatgcaaattttaaaaattcaaatttaaaatatacaattactATAATTATTACCAGTGGAAGTGGCTTTTTGTTGGCAATATGAAACACAGCTTTCATACAGAATTCCTTTAATAACTAGTTGAATGAGTCGGTCGTTTTTAGCACTCAACGGCCCAGCTTCGTCTCCTATGCCTTTCCGGTCCCCTGGCAGAAATTTTTCTACAAGAGGCAGAACCTCTTTAAAACACTGGACTCTTGCTCCACTGGGGTTCCAGTCTTTGTAAGCAAGGTGGTCTGTCAGCCTAGGCAAGGTAAGCAACAGACACAGGTTGGAATAGTCCTCCTTGGTTGGGGCACACTGTTCTAGTTCAGCCAGCGCTTTAACCACTTCTTGAACGGCAGTGTCCATATTGTTGGTGGTGATGCCAGCTTCCGACTTGATACAGAGCAGCTCCACATATTTGTGACGAAGGACTATCCAGCGAAACAGCTTCAGGTTGAAAGTCTCGATGGCCTCAAGAGGCTGCACAAACTCCATGACATCGTCCCATTGTCCATCAAGAATAAGCTGGAATTTTAAGTTACTTGAAATATGTTCatcacaataaatataataatttggttaatttttttagaatacaacatttttaatctagACGTATACTGCATGCTGAATGAAAGCATCTACAATAAGcttgcaaagagaaaaatgtaaaatattacaatcTAATGCataactatttatttaaacaacgATTTTCCAACGCttgttttcagaaaaattgaagtaaaAGAGAGGCCGCAtaaatgattgaaattcatAAAGCGTTTATATAACAGCCAATTTAGTTCGTGACTGGGATATTTTAATACAACTTGGAATCTTTTGAATGTATTCGTTCTCCATTTCTATATATTATACCAGTTTCCAAAGAGCACCAGTAAGAATGGAAAGCTTTCGTACTACATTTTCAAAGAGCATCAGCACTATGGTAATCTAATCCAACCAGCCCATAATCTATACCCGATTTCCTACTCCATCAACCCTCACTTATTGAACACCATTCGGCTCCATTTTAAGTCTCACTCGCACCTTGCAGCGAGAGAAATGTGATTTGGCAATTCTCACCTGTCTGAGAAATAGAAGATCGTCGCTATAAACGCCATTGATGACACCAGTCTCCCGCTCCAGGCTCAGCTGCGAAATGTGCAGCTCTCTGTTATGCAGAAACTCGAGGGCGAGACGAACCACGTCCTCCTCGCGGAGAGACAGGTGCGCTGAAGGCATTACGTAGCGCACCCTTAAtctgaaacaaataattaaccaATTAGAAATGATCAGATATGCAAGTTAGCAGCAAATGTTGTAAATTTCACATAGAAAAGCTTTTTGACGATGTTTTAAATACCTGACATGATTTGTGAAAATCAATTCACATCAAACATAATTATATGTTCATAAAATACTTCCATTAGAGGCATagctattaaaattgatttcataaTCAATTAGTGATCCATATTCCACCTGCTGAGACTGCTTAACCAACTCCACTAATGGTCCACATCATAAGGCTATTTCCATGGAGGgcatttatttaatgagatcgatataatttattgatgaGAATGCGGTGGGCCACAGCCAATACTGCCACAGCCACCTTTGCTTCCTTATTATCAGCGAGCGCTCGCGAGGCGTCATTCGCCGGCACAATGCCCTTGACGACCCACTTTATTCGCCACACTCAGCTCCAACCCCTGGCTGCAAAGGTCACTTTATTTCAGCGACGCAAGCAGCAGGGCGGGGCGCGAACAACGCCAGCTAGGTGAGCTACGGCTAGGTGTGCGTTACTATGAATGTCATCATCGGCGGGACAGCACCAAATTAATGAACGCATCGACCACGGGGGACGTGTTCAATTGCGAAGGGAATAGCAGACAGCGCGTTTTATATTGTATTTCTTTTTGACAAAGTATATTCAGGGCAATAtattaaaaggttacatttatttcttgtttaatagttttaaactatagatttgaaatattaacacCACAGCTTTTCGGCTtgtatgtaattaattattagttaaattaacacttttaaattagcaaCCATATGCATGGTTGTAGATCATGTAAGTTATATGGTAGATTGCTAAGCgtttatttgctaaaatttgttatttccgTGCACTTGTAACAGTCATTACATAACA
This window encodes:
- the LOC135939765 gene encoding WD repeat-containing protein 47 isoform X2 translates to MVAWSSENTIDRLRVRYVMPSAHLSLREEDVVRLALEFLHNRELHISQLSLERETGVINGVYSDDLLFLRQLILDGQWDDVMEFVQPLEAIETFNLKLFRWIVLRHKYVELLCIKSEAGITTNNMDTAVQEVVKALAELEQCAPTKEDYSNLCLLLTLPRLTDHLAYKDWNPSGARVQCFKEVLPLVEKFLPGDRKGIGDEAGPLSAKNDRLIQLVIKGILYESCVSYCQQKATSTGKESMSSSGSEMHFTSLLSGTGFSDSDLSLLSWLQSIPSDTFACPFEQRTLNVDVERLDKPSLETSWTEHMLITPIKPKTFPHSAMPFTRPRSADIMSRSLLPSLDGLPFGLSSGGRGSIGAMTMSTGDINSMSKSFASFHLSNKEKKMMNTSVDRLFENDENVFMSSSYSELPAILEKVVADAKGEHQVPPRPRSKSPDRSRASVASTPEHRSTNGSKQNHPQSPLVQDSPRSSRRDSLSDRSDVYTLSSPSGEGELFKEYQRQKQRVMQDNRITEQLQQQQNIQQQQMHSNAQRVGGVNSASSTLNSRSGAHGPSNGAPPHTNFNGSNEVSRGPSGSYLSDANAASESRYETIKAGPAAPSPPRDVENGAGRPKFVAVTSLEDVQAVRCAEFHPNGRIYAVGSNSKTLRICAYPKLNDLREDHQTHQPTVLFKRTKHHKGSIYCMAWTPLGDLMATGSNDKTVKLMRFNSETSNLEGQEIELTMHDGTVRDLCFIEDSSNKSSLLISGGAGDCKIYVTDCATGTPFQALSGHSGHILSLYTWGGAMFVSGSQDKTVRFWDLRTRGCVNMVTPATAPGNRGSPVAAICVDPSGRLLVSGHEDASCVLYDVRGGRSVQCFKPHTSDVRSIRFSPSAYYLLTGGYDNKLVLTDLQGDLTTPLPSVVVAQHQDKVISGRWHPSEFSFISTGADKMATLWALPPV
- the LOC135939765 gene encoding WD repeat-containing protein 47 isoform X4, which gives rise to MPSAHLSLREEDVVRLALEFLHNRELHISQLSLERETGVINGVYSDDLLFLRQLILDGQWDDVMEFVQPLEAIETFNLKLFRWIVLRHKYVELLCIKSEAGITTNNMDTAVQEVVKALAELEQCAPTKEDYSNLCLLLTLPRLTDHLAYKDWNPSGARVQCFKEVLPLVEKFLPGDRKGIGDEAGPLSAKNDRLIQLVIKGILYESCVSYCQQKATSTGKESMSSSGSEMHFTSLLSGTGFSDSDLSLLSWLQSIPSDTFACPFEQRTLNVDVERLDKPSLETSWTEHMLITPIKPKTFPHSAMPFTRPRSADIMSRSLLPSLDGLPFGLSSGGRGSIGAMTMSTGDINSMSKSFASFHLSNKEKKMMNTSVDRLFENDENVFMSSSYSELPAILEKVVADAKGEHQVPPRPRSKSPDRSRASVASTPEHRSTNGSKQNHPQSPLVQDSPRSSRRDSLSDRSDVYTLSSPSGEGELFKEYQRQKQRVMQDNRITEQLQQQQNIQQQQMHSNAQRVGGVNSASSTLNSRSGAHGPSNGAPPHTNFNGSNEVSRGPSGSYLSDANAASESRYETIKAGPAAPSPPRDVENGAGRPKFVAVTSLEDVQAVRCAEFHPNGRIYAVGSNSKTLRICAYPKLNDLREDHQTHQPTVLFKRTKHHKGSIYCMAWTPLGDLMATGSNDKTVKLMRFNSETSNLEGQEIELTMHDGTVRDLCFIEDSSNKSSLLISGGAGDCKIYVTDCATGTPFQALSGHSGHILSLYTWGGAMFVSGSQDKTVRFWDLRTRGCVNMVTPATAPGNRGSPVAAICVDPSGRLLVSGHEDASCVLYDVRGGRSVQCFKPHTSDVRSIRFSPSAYYLLTGGYDNKLVLTDLQGDLTTPLPSVVVAQHQDKVISGRWHPSEFSFISTGADKMATLWALPPV
- the LOC135939765 gene encoding WD repeat-containing protein 47 isoform X1 — translated: MHKHTRNRRLVVKLHDRRNRELRVRYVMPSAHLSLREEDVVRLALEFLHNRELHISQLSLERETGVINGVYSDDLLFLRQLILDGQWDDVMEFVQPLEAIETFNLKLFRWIVLRHKYVELLCIKSEAGITTNNMDTAVQEVVKALAELEQCAPTKEDYSNLCLLLTLPRLTDHLAYKDWNPSGARVQCFKEVLPLVEKFLPGDRKGIGDEAGPLSAKNDRLIQLVIKGILYESCVSYCQQKATSTGKESMSSSGSEMHFTSLLSGTGFSDSDLSLLSWLQSIPSDTFACPFEQRTLNVDVERLDKPSLETSWTEHMLITPIKPKTFPHSAMPFTRPRSADIMSRSLLPSLDGLPFGLSSGGRGSIGAMTMSTGDINSMSKSFASFHLSNKEKKMMNTSVDRLFENDENVFMSSSYSELPAILEKVVADAKGEHQVPPRPRSKSPDRSRASVASTPEHRSTNGSKQNHPQSPLVQDSPRSSRRDSLSDRSDVYTLSSPSGEGELFKEYQRQKQRVMQDNRITEQLQQQQNIQQQQMHSNAQRVGGVNSASSTLNSRSGAHGPSNGAPPHTNFNGSNEVSRGPSGSYLSDANAASESRYETIKAGPAAPSPPRDVENGAGRPKFVAVTSLEDVQAVRCAEFHPNGRIYAVGSNSKTLRICAYPKLNDLREDHQTHQPTVLFKRTKHHKGSIYCMAWTPLGDLMATGSNDKTVKLMRFNSETSNLEGQEIELTMHDGTVRDLCFIEDSSNKSSLLISGGAGDCKIYVTDCATGTPFQALSGHSGHILSLYTWGGAMFVSGSQDKTVRFWDLRTRGCVNMVTPATAPGNRGSPVAAICVDPSGRLLVSGHEDASCVLYDVRGGRSVQCFKPHTSDVRSIRFSPSAYYLLTGGYDNKLVLTDLQGDLTTPLPSVVVAQHQDKVISGRWHPSEFSFISTGADKMATLWALPPV
- the LOC135939765 gene encoding WD repeat-containing protein 47 isoform X3, with the translated sequence MKRLRVRYVMPSAHLSLREEDVVRLALEFLHNRELHISQLSLERETGVINGVYSDDLLFLRQLILDGQWDDVMEFVQPLEAIETFNLKLFRWIVLRHKYVELLCIKSEAGITTNNMDTAVQEVVKALAELEQCAPTKEDYSNLCLLLTLPRLTDHLAYKDWNPSGARVQCFKEVLPLVEKFLPGDRKGIGDEAGPLSAKNDRLIQLVIKGILYESCVSYCQQKATSTGKESMSSSGSEMHFTSLLSGTGFSDSDLSLLSWLQSIPSDTFACPFEQRTLNVDVERLDKPSLETSWTEHMLITPIKPKTFPHSAMPFTRPRSADIMSRSLLPSLDGLPFGLSSGGRGSIGAMTMSTGDINSMSKSFASFHLSNKEKKMMNTSVDRLFENDENVFMSSSYSELPAILEKVVADAKGEHQVPPRPRSKSPDRSRASVASTPEHRSTNGSKQNHPQSPLVQDSPRSSRRDSLSDRSDVYTLSSPSGEGELFKEYQRQKQRVMQDNRITEQLQQQQNIQQQQMHSNAQRVGGVNSASSTLNSRSGAHGPSNGAPPHTNFNGSNEVSRGPSGSYLSDANAASESRYETIKAGPAAPSPPRDVENGAGRPKFVAVTSLEDVQAVRCAEFHPNGRIYAVGSNSKTLRICAYPKLNDLREDHQTHQPTVLFKRTKHHKGSIYCMAWTPLGDLMATGSNDKTVKLMRFNSETSNLEGQEIELTMHDGTVRDLCFIEDSSNKSSLLISGGAGDCKIYVTDCATGTPFQALSGHSGHILSLYTWGGAMFVSGSQDKTVRFWDLRTRGCVNMVTPATAPGNRGSPVAAICVDPSGRLLVSGHEDASCVLYDVRGGRSVQCFKPHTSDVRSIRFSPSAYYLLTGGYDNKLVLTDLQGDLTTPLPSVVVAQHQDKVISGRWHPSEFSFISTGADKMATLWALPPV
- the LOC135939765 gene encoding WD repeat-containing protein 47 isoform X5, producing the protein MHKHTRNRRLVVKLHDRRNRELRVRYVMPSAHLSLREEDVVRLALEFLHNRELHISQLSLERETGVINGVYSDDLLFLRQLILDGQWDDVMEFVQPLEAIETFNLKLFRWIVLRHKYVELLCIKSEAGITTNNMDTAVQEVVKALAELEQCAPTKEDYSNLCLLLTLPRLTDHLAYKDWNPSGARVQCFKEVLPLVEKFLPGDRKGIGDEAGPLSAKNDRLIQLVIKGILYESCVSYCQQKATSTGKESMSSSGSEMHFTSLLSGTGFSDSDLSLLSWLQSIPSDTFACPFEQRTLNVDVERLDKPSLETSWTEHMLITPIKPKTFPHSAMPFTRPRSADIMSRSLLPSLDGLPFGLSSGGRGSIGAMTMSTGDINSMSKSFASFHLSNKEKKMMNTSVDRLFENDENVFMSSSYSELPAILEKVVADAKGEHQVPPRPRSKSPDRSRASVASTPEHRSTNGSKQNHPQSPLVQDSPRSSRRDSLSDRSDVYTLSSPSGEGELFKEYQRQKQRVMQDNRITEQLQQQQNIQQQQMHSNAQSGPSGSYLSDANAASESRYETIKAGPAAPSPPRDVENGAGRPKFVAVTSLEDVQAVRCAEFHPNGRIYAVGSNSKTLRICAYPKLNDLREDHQTHQPTVLFKRTKHHKGSIYCMAWTPLGDLMATGSNDKTVKLMRFNSETSNLEGQEIELTMHDGTVRDLCFIEDSSNKSSLLISGGAGDCKIYVTDCATGTPFQALSGHSGHILSLYTWGGAMFVSGSQDKTVRFWDLRTRGCVNMVTPATAPGNRGSPVAAICVDPSGRLLVSGHEDASCVLYDVRGGRSVQCFKPHTSDVRSIRFSPSAYYLLTGGYDNKLVLTDLQGDLTTPLPSVVVAQHQDKVISGRWHPSEFSFISTGADKMATLWALPPV